The Pseudodesulfovibrio sediminis genome includes the window GCGGGCCGTAAAATTCAGGTGCTCCATGGAATATTTGGGACCGGCAAACATGGTGTCGAGCATGCGGAGCCGCGGTGAGGCCGTGTCCTCCAGCGTGGGCAGCTCGCTTTCGACGCCTTCGGCCGTTTCGCCGAACATGAGGTGGACCAGCTCCTTTTCGTCATAGGGCGGAGTGAGCGTACTCACCAGTGCTCCCTGCCGCATGATGAAAATGGAGTCCGCCATTTCAAAGGCTTCCGAGAGCTTGTGGGTCACCAGAATGATGGTGTGGCCTTCTTCCCGGGCCAGCTTTACGAGCAGGTCGAAGAGGTCCTGTTTCTGTTCCGGGGTGATGCCAGTGGTGGGCTCGTCAAGGATCAGCGTGGTTGCGCCGAGGTCCAGCAGACGCAGCAGTTCAAGCAACTGCCGTTCACCCACGGTCAGGCTTGAAACCGGTTCATCAGGCAGGAAACAGGCGTCCAGCCGATAGGAGAGTTCGCCGATGATGTCCACAACCTCGGCCTTGGTGCGCTTGGGCGCGCCGAGTTGGAAATTTTCCCATACGGGCATGGCCGGAAAATCGAGGGGGTCCTGATAGAGCATGCCCACGCCTTTCTGGCGGGCCAGCTTGGGGGTCAGGTGCGAGAGCGATTCACCGTTTATCTCCAGCGTGCCGGAAGTGGGGCGGGTGTGGCCTGCCAGTACGCGCATGAGGGTGGACTTGCCCGCGCCGTTTTCACCGACGAGAGCATAAATGCGGCCGGGTTCGAGAGTCAGGCTGATGCCGTCGTTGGCCCGAACCCGGCCGTAATGTTTGTGTATGTCTTTTAGAACGATCATTCGTTATTTGGCGGACGAGAGTCCTTCCATTCCTTCGAGCAGTTGGTGCATGTACCAGATCTTCTTGTCAGTACCCTTTTCGCCTGCTTCCAGGAAAGGCGTGCCGTCCTGATAGTTGAGCGGGCCGGTGAACAGGTCGATCTTGCCGGAGCCGAGGTCGGCGGTGAATGCGGCAAGCGCCTCTTTGGTGTCAGCGCTCATGCCTTCACCGGCCATGAAGCCCACAGGGGACTTGTCATGGTCATTGATATCTGCCCAGTAGGGGGCGTCCCACTCGAAAGCGGTCTTGTATGTGCCTTCGGCCACCTGTTTGGAGATGCGCAGGAAGCCCGGGCCCCAGTTGAAGTAGGGAACGCCGAGGCAGACATCGCCCTGACCTTCGCAGGCCTTTTCATAGTCGTACGGCAGCGCCCAGATCTTTTTGCCTGCGGCCCTGCGCTGTTTGGCGACAGTCACGACATCAGGGGTGTCGATGCCGGAGATGAGGACGTCGTACCCTTCGTCGACCAGAGAACCGGCCACCTGGGTCGGGTCAGAGGTCACGCCGGGAATATTGAACCAGAAACCGATCCATTTGACATTGAAGGAGAGGTCCTTGATGTCCTTGCCGCGAACCTCGGTCCAGGCATAGGCCGCGCCCAGATAGGCTGCGGACAGGAGACGGCGGGTCTCTTCGTTGATGAGCGGACCGACCACGCCGATCTTGCCGGTTTCGGTGGTCATGGCGGCGGTGAAACCGGCCATCATTTTGGAGTAGTACATCTTGCCGAAGAGGTTGCCGAGATTGCCGGGACCCTTGCCGGTCAGGGCGGCGTCACCGGATGCATGGATGAAAACGATCTCGGGATGCATGGAGGCCGCTTCGATGATGCCGTCTTTCATGTCGTCGGAACCGGCGATGATCAGGTTGGCGCCTTTTTCCACCAGATCGTCAACAACCTGGGGGATGGTCAGGCCGGGGCGATCCGCCGGGTTGACCTTGTCGAGATAGATGAGCTTTGCCCCGGGGAATTGGGCTTCCACGTACTTGGCGCCTTCGTACTGGGCCTGGCTGTATCCCTTGTCGTTATAGGGGCCGACCAGGATCAGCCCGATGGTCGGAGGCACACTCTCCTGTTTTGCCACCGTTTCCGCTTTCTCCGGTGCCTTGGCTTCTTCCTTCTTGGGCTCTGACGAACAACCAAAGGCCATGAGCAGGCATGCGCTCAGAGCGAGTACTATCAGTGTAAAACGTTTCATCCTCTCCTCCATATGTAGGTGTGTTCTCGTGGTCTCCAGGATCGGCTCACGATATCGTGATAAAAAGAGCAATCTGCTCAAAAAAATATTCTTGAATGAGAATACAGGGTCGTGTCAACCGATTCGTTGTCAAACCGGCGGAAAGTGCCTGTTGTCAATGTGCCGGTTTCTCTCTCTTGAAAAAGTGTTTTGACTGCCTCTTGACCGGAGTGTCTTGATGTCTTAATAAGAACACTGTCAGTTGGTATGACCCGTTTGCAGCCGTGCAGCTTGGAGCAAGTAGCGCGGCCTGCTTCTTTTTTTACTTTTTTCATTGTTATTGAATTGAGCGAGGTTTTGAAAATGGATCGCATCCCTATTTGTAAAGAAGGGTACGAGAAAATTACCCAAGAGTTGGCAGACCTGAAAGCCCAACGTCCGGCCATTATCCAGGCCATCAAGGAAGCTCGCGAGGAAGGCGACCTGTCCGAGAACGCCGGCTACGACGCTGCGCGTGAACGGCAGGGTATGCTTGAAGCCCGTATTACATATATTAACTCCAGGATGCCGCTGTTCGATGTGCTCGACCTGAACAAGCTGGACGGCGAACGCGCCACGTTCGGTGCCACCGTGGAGGTTGAAGACATCGACACCGACGAGAAGCGCACTTTCTTGCTGCTCGGCCCTGATGACGCTGATCACAAGAACGGCTCCATCTCCGTGCTTTCCCCTATGGGGCAGGCTCTCTTGGGCAAGGAAGTGGGCGACGAAGCCATTGTGGACGCTCCGCGTGGTCGGATCGAATATGAGATTCTGTCCGTGGATTTTAATGGCTCCGCAAGCTTGAAGATCAAATAGCCTCTCGGAACAAGACCGTGTACACTCGCCCCACCGCTTCAGCGCGGTGGGGTTTTTTATTATGATTGAACCAATTGAAATCACGGACATATCTGATCCTGACATTGCGTGCCGGGGCCTGTGCGACCACTGTGGCAGGGAGCATTCGCTGCCGGTCGGTCCGGCCATGGCGCCTGCCCTTGCGCTGTTTCACAGGCTCGAAAGGGAAGGGCGCATCGACTTTGACGTGCCCGTGTCCGAGGCCAGCCCCTGGATGACGACCGACTATGTGTGGTCCGAGGCCCGAGGGCAGATGTTCGGCGTGCTGGTTGTGCGTGATCAGTCTGGCAGGACAGGAGTGATCAAGGCTTTTTCAGGACAGTACAACTCCAGGTGGCGCGTGCCCGGTTGGGTCGGGCCGCTCCTTGATGTGGAGCGGTTCCGCATGGTCACGGCGCTGGAGGAAAAATGTATCAAACAGATGAGCCGCGAGTTTGAACAGTCTACGGACGCGGCATTGAAAAAAACATTGGCCGATGCCCGAAAAAAGGCATCCCGAAACCTGCAACGCCGGATCCATTCCATGTTTCTCATTCCGAGCTTTGCCCATGGCCGGTCTCCGTTGCCCATGGCGGCCTGTGGTACCGGAGGCATACCCACGGGAACCGGGGATTGCTGCGCGCCCAAGCTTCTGGGCTATGCGGCCCTGAACGGGTTGACCCCGCTCGGGCTGGCAGAGTTTTATTTCGGACGCACCAACCGCTCCGGGACCCGGGAGCACGGCACGTTCTATCCGTCCTGCAAGGACAAATGCGGCCGCATTCTCGGCTATATGCTCTGCGGCCTGGAGGACGCACGACAATGAACGACCTGATCATTCTGCATGAAGACCCTGTTCTCGTGGTGGTGGACAAACCCAGCGGGCTGTTGTCCGTACCCGGCAAAGGGGAGGCCAACCAGGATTGCGTGGTTTCCCGTATCAAGGAGATGTATCCCGGCTGCATAGATCAGCCGTCCGTGCATCGACTGGATCAGGATACCTCCGGTCTGTTGGTGCTGGCGCTGACCACCGAGGCCCATCGCAACCTGTCGGTCCAGTTCATGGATCGCCTCGTGGGCAAGCGGTATATCGCGCTTGTCGATGGTGTGGTCGAGGCGCAGAACGGTCTTATCGAGTTGAAGTTTCGACTGGACCCGGATAATCGCCCCTATCAGGTCTATGATCCTGAAAAGGGCAAGCTCGGCATCACCCGTTGGCGCAAGCTCGGTGTGGAAGACGGTCGGACCCGGGTGGAGTTCATGCCGCATACAGGCCGCACCCACCAGCTCAGGTTGCATTCGGCTCATGAGAAAGGGCTGGGGTTCCCCATTGTCGGTGACAGGCTGTACGGTACAGGCACGGGGCCGGGGCAGCTCAAGCTGCACGCGTCCACGCTTCGATTCCGCCATCCGAAGACCCGGCAACCTCTGGAGTTCACTTCTCCTGCGCCGTTTTGATCCGGCCCGTTTTCTGGCTTTGTCGCATGCGATGCGACTCTCCAACGGACCATGTGTTTTCATTCTTGTTTTATTGTGGATGGCGTTTTCTTGCTTAAAAGTGGAATTTCGACTGGGGAGTACCACTTTTGTCCTTTTCTGTTCCCATTTATGTCATTAAAAGAATCTTTTAAATCAGTATGTTGTAAAAAATACCTTTTTTTATTGCAAAATTGTAATAGCAAAGAGGGGTAAATCGGTGTCAAAACTACATTTTCGTAGTATTATGCGGTAAGTTCAAAAAGTCTAGACTCTTAACCACCTATTTATTCAGTCTTTTTATTGTTTGGCATATAACTTGGTATAGGGGTGGGATTAGATAATAAGGGTCAGGCGCCCTTTGGTCCGGGTGACGCCGGGAAACAATATTTACATGCCTGAAGGAGTATTTACATGAGCGGATACCAGACTCGTCAGAACGCAATCAATGCGGTGACAAATTACAAACCCATAGACAAGCCTCTCAACTTCGCCGAGACTTCCCCCGCGGAAATCTACGGTTCCAATGTCTTTAGCGATAAAGTCATGAAGAACATGCTGCCCAAGGACGTGTACAAGTCCCTGATGGCAACCAAAAAAAGCGGCGAAGCCATTGATTCGTCCATTGCGGGTCCTGTTGCTGCTGCCATGAAAGAATGGGCGCTTGCCAAAGGTGCCACCCACTACACCCATGTTTTTTACCCCCTGACTGGTTTGACTGCTGAGAAGCATGACGGTTTCCTCGCTCCTGACGGTGAGGGCGGCGCCATCGCCGAATTCGACGCCAAGCTGCTCATTCAGGGCGAGCCTGACGCTTCCTCCTTCCCGTCCGGCGGCCTGCGCGCCACCTTTGAAGCCCGCGGTTACACCGCCTGGGACGTGACCA containing:
- the greA gene encoding transcription elongation factor GreA, with protein sequence MDRIPICKEGYEKITQELADLKAQRPAIIQAIKEAREEGDLSENAGYDAARERQGMLEARITYINSRMPLFDVLDLNKLDGERATFGATVEVEDIDTDEKRTFLLLGPDDADHKNGSISVLSPMGQALLGKEVGDEAIVDAPRGRIEYEILSVDFNGSASLKIK
- a CDS encoding RluA family pseudouridine synthase — its product is MNDLIILHEDPVLVVVDKPSGLLSVPGKGEANQDCVVSRIKEMYPGCIDQPSVHRLDQDTSGLLVLALTTEAHRNLSVQFMDRLVGKRYIALVDGVVEAQNGLIELKFRLDPDNRPYQVYDPEKGKLGITRWRKLGVEDGRTRVEFMPHTGRTHQLRLHSAHEKGLGFPIVGDRLYGTGTGPGQLKLHASTLRFRHPKTRQPLEFTSPAPF
- a CDS encoding BMP family ABC transporter substrate-binding protein, yielding MKRFTLIVLALSACLLMAFGCSSEPKKEEAKAPEKAETVAKQESVPPTIGLILVGPYNDKGYSQAQYEGAKYVEAQFPGAKLIYLDKVNPADRPGLTIPQVVDDLVEKGANLIIAGSDDMKDGIIEAASMHPEIVFIHASGDAALTGKGPGNLGNLFGKMYYSKMMAGFTAAMTTETGKIGVVGPLINEETRRLLSAAYLGAAYAWTEVRGKDIKDLSFNVKWIGFWFNIPGVTSDPTQVAGSLVDEGYDVLISGIDTPDVVTVAKQRRAAGKKIWALPYDYEKACEGQGDVCLGVPYFNWGPGFLRISKQVAEGTYKTAFEWDAPYWADINDHDKSPVGFMAGEGMSADTKEALAAFTADLGSGKIDLFTGPLNYQDGTPFLEAGEKGTDKKIWYMHQLLEGMEGLSSAK
- a CDS encoding ATP-binding cassette domain-containing protein; amino-acid sequence: MIVLKDIHKHYGRVRANDGISLTLEPGRIYALVGENGAGKSTLMRVLAGHTRPTSGTLEINGESLSHLTPKLARQKGVGMLYQDPLDFPAMPVWENFQLGAPKRTKAEVVDIIGELSYRLDACFLPDEPVSSLTVGERQLLELLRLLDLGATTLILDEPTTGITPEQKQDLFDLLVKLAREEGHTIILVTHKLSEAFEMADSIFIMRQGALVSTLTPPYDEKELVHLMFGETAEGVESELPTLEDTASPRLRMLDTMFAGPKYSMEHLNFTARPGECIGLAGLDGSGQELFLRGLCGLDRMPGGALELDGTAYRSNDFNTLRKAGVQFVPADRLQMALFPALNLMEHITLAFPDKKGDLTEFYRNQCVDSFNLQAHPDTQANELSGGNQQRLLLSLMPDEAKLLLMEHPTRGLDAGSARQVWNHLKGRCADGATLIFFSPDLDEVLANSHRIIVFYDRAIAAIVEGDDICMEVVGALMAGKTMADIREARQ